The proteins below come from a single Halostagnicola larsenii XH-48 genomic window:
- a CDS encoding DNA-methyltransferase, translating to METTHRLLVDDSRTLTAVADDSVELVVTSPPYPMIEMWDDLFAELDPAISSALESGNGQAAFEAMHAQLDRVWDELERVLVDGGIACINVGDATRTLDDSFRVYPNHARVTDAFEKRGFDPLPDILWRKPANSAAKFMGSGMIPPNAYVTLEHEYVLIFRNGGDRRTFEPGADRRYEAAYFWEERNRWFTDVWTEVRGELQGLENVPDDVRERSGAYPLEIPYRLLCMYSTYGDTVLDPFWGTGTTSLAAMCAGRNSIGYELEDGFLDVFADRISDVDTLSRSVGRTRLERHREFVERRRADGEEPSYEASHYDVPVMTKMESDIRFREVEAVERTDAGYAVEHVPLEEVPESRSDSA from the coding sequence ATGGAGACGACCCATCGGTTGCTCGTCGACGACTCGCGAACGCTGACTGCGGTCGCCGACGATTCTGTGGAACTCGTCGTCACGTCCCCGCCGTATCCGATGATCGAGATGTGGGACGACCTCTTTGCCGAACTCGATCCGGCCATCTCGAGCGCGCTGGAATCGGGGAACGGACAGGCGGCGTTCGAGGCGATGCACGCCCAACTCGATCGGGTCTGGGACGAACTCGAGCGGGTGCTGGTCGACGGCGGGATCGCCTGCATCAACGTCGGCGACGCGACTCGCACGCTCGATGACAGCTTTCGCGTCTATCCGAACCACGCTCGCGTCACCGACGCCTTCGAGAAACGCGGCTTCGACCCGCTTCCAGACATCCTCTGGCGCAAGCCGGCCAACAGCGCCGCGAAGTTCATGGGAAGCGGGATGATCCCGCCGAACGCCTACGTCACGCTGGAACACGAGTACGTGCTGATCTTTCGCAACGGCGGCGATCGGCGGACGTTCGAACCGGGCGCTGACCGGCGTTACGAAGCCGCCTACTTCTGGGAGGAGCGAAACCGCTGGTTCACGGACGTCTGGACGGAAGTCAGAGGCGAATTACAGGGCCTCGAGAACGTCCCCGACGACGTTCGAGAGCGGTCCGGCGCCTACCCGCTCGAGATTCCCTACCGGTTGCTGTGTATGTACTCGACGTACGGTGACACCGTTCTCGATCCGTTCTGGGGAACCGGAACGACCTCGCTCGCCGCCATGTGCGCCGGCCGGAACTCGATCGGTTACGAACTCGAAGACGGCTTTCTCGACGTCTTTGCCGATCGGATCAGCGACGTCGATACGCTCTCGAGAAGCGTCGGCCGGACCCGACTCGAACGCCACCGCGAGTTCGTCGAGCGTCGTCGAGCGGACGGTGAAGAGCCGTCCTACGAGGCGTCCCACTACGACGTCCCCGTGATGACGAAGATGGAATCGGACATCCGATTTAGGGAGGTCGAAGCCGTCGAACGGACGGACGCCGGCTATGCGGTCGAACACGTTCCGCTCGAGGAGGTTCCGGAATCGCGCTCGGACTCGGCGTAG
- a CDS encoding 5-methyltetrahydropteroyltriglutamate--homocysteine methyltransferase has translation MTEYVSTTAGLFALPDWAKDDLSDLKGHQKHDLIGGDESGEIAAAYEKARGEVVEFQQDAGLDRIVDGQLRWDDMLAHPLAVHDAVETRGIVRYYDNNNFYREPVVSGELDFSGDVASELEATAELADGDDLQAVLPGPYSLAELATDEHYGDDADFLAAIADFLAGEVEAFPEVETLYLLEPSLVEDAPEDGLDERASEAIDTVAAATDADVVAHPYWGALEEKVYAHLLDADIDAVGFDFVSEQEDNLYNIQEYGATDDISLGLVDGQNTLVEDPEAVRDRTDWAFDQIPVTDFETVYLTTNTGTFHLPYNKHEAKLEILAEAADLAEVTAA, from the coding sequence ATGACCGAATACGTTTCGACCACGGCGGGGCTCTTCGCGCTCCCCGACTGGGCGAAAGACGATCTCTCGGATCTCAAGGGACACCAGAAACACGACCTCATCGGCGGTGACGAAAGCGGCGAAATCGCCGCGGCTTACGAGAAGGCCCGCGGAGAAGTCGTCGAATTCCAGCAGGACGCCGGCCTCGACCGCATCGTCGACGGGCAGCTCCGCTGGGACGATATGCTCGCACATCCGCTCGCCGTCCACGACGCTGTCGAAACGCGCGGTATCGTCCGCTACTACGACAACAACAACTTCTATCGAGAGCCCGTCGTCTCCGGCGAGCTCGATTTCTCCGGCGACGTCGCGTCCGAACTCGAGGCGACCGCCGAACTCGCAGACGGCGACGATCTGCAGGCGGTGCTTCCCGGTCCCTACTCGCTCGCCGAACTCGCGACCGACGAACACTACGGCGACGACGCCGACTTCCTCGCCGCGATCGCCGACTTTCTCGCCGGCGAGGTCGAGGCCTTCCCCGAGGTCGAAACGCTGTACTTACTCGAGCCGTCGCTCGTCGAAGACGCTCCCGAAGACGGCCTCGACGAACGCGCGAGCGAGGCCATCGATACCGTCGCCGCCGCGACCGATGCGGACGTCGTCGCGCACCCGTACTGGGGCGCACTCGAGGAGAAGGTGTACGCGCACTTACTCGACGCCGACATCGACGCCGTCGGCTTCGACTTCGTCTCCGAACAGGAGGACAACCTCTACAACATTCAGGAGTACGGCGCGACCGACGACATCTCGCTCGGACTCGTCGACGGCCAGAACACGCTCGTCGAGGATCCCGAAGCGGTTCGGGATCGAACCGACTGGGCGTTCGACCAGATCCCCGTCACCGACTTCGAGACCGTCTACCTGACGACGAACACCGGGACCTTCCACCTACCGTACAACAAGCACGAAGCGAAACTCGAGATCCTTGCGGAAGCCGCGGATCTCGCCGAGGTGACAGCCGCATGA
- a CDS encoding methionine synthase → MSTNENKDQFRPNDHDNDHFLLTTVVGSYPKPKWLNRAKELYQDPDHGFDEDDYQEAKDDAARLITDEHERAGLDVVVDGEMRRNEMVEFFAHRIDGYEFNGPVKVWGHNYFDKPSVVSEVEYDESWLVDEYEFTADASDRPVKVPITGPYTLANWSFNEAYDDDDELTLELADLVNEEIEKLVDAGARYIQIDEPALATTPDDHAIVGEALEHIVEDIPEEVRIGLHVCYGDYSRIYPEILEFPVDEFDLELANGDYDQLEVFKDPEFTADLALGVTDVHVAEVESVEQIEQNIQKGLEIVPPEQLVVSPDCGVKLLPREVAYGKMANMVEAARNVEVKLDAGEIDIERETPAPADD, encoded by the coding sequence ATGAGCACGAACGAGAACAAAGACCAGTTCCGACCGAACGACCACGACAACGACCACTTCCTGCTGACGACGGTCGTCGGCAGTTACCCCAAACCGAAGTGGCTCAACCGCGCGAAAGAACTCTATCAGGACCCCGATCACGGCTTCGACGAGGACGACTACCAGGAAGCCAAAGACGACGCCGCCCGCCTCATCACCGACGAACACGAACGCGCGGGCCTCGATGTCGTCGTCGACGGCGAGATGCGGCGAAACGAGATGGTCGAGTTCTTCGCCCACCGCATCGACGGCTACGAGTTCAACGGCCCGGTCAAGGTCTGGGGACACAACTACTTCGACAAACCGAGCGTCGTCAGCGAGGTCGAGTACGACGAGAGCTGGCTCGTCGACGAGTACGAGTTCACCGCCGACGCGAGCGACCGCCCCGTCAAGGTCCCCATCACGGGTCCGTACACCCTCGCGAACTGGTCGTTCAACGAGGCCTACGACGACGACGACGAGCTCACGCTCGAGCTCGCGGACCTCGTCAACGAGGAGATCGAAAAACTCGTCGACGCGGGTGCGCGCTACATCCAGATCGACGAGCCCGCGCTCGCGACGACGCCGGACGATCACGCCATCGTCGGCGAGGCGCTCGAGCACATCGTCGAAGACATCCCCGAAGAAGTCCGCATCGGCCTGCACGTCTGTTACGGCGACTACTCCCGCATCTACCCCGAAATCCTCGAGTTCCCCGTCGACGAGTTCGATCTCGAACTCGCCAACGGCGACTACGACCAGCTCGAGGTCTTCAAAGACCCCGAGTTCACCGCGGACCTCGCACTCGGCGTCACCGACGTCCACGTCGCCGAGGTCGAATCGGTCGAACAGATCGAGCAGAACATCCAGAAGGGACTCGAGATCGTCCCGCCGGAACAGCTCGTCGTCTCGCCCGACTGCGGCGTGAAGTTGCTCCCTCGAGAGGTCGCCTACGGCAAGATGGCGAACATGGTCGAAGCCGCCCGGAACGTCGAGGTGAAACTCGATGCCGGCGAAATCGACATCGAACGCGAGACGCCCGCGCCGGCCGACGACTAG
- a CDS encoding outer membrane protein assembly factor BamB family protein gives MTTRNRRSMLATCAALSSAGVLASIGSPAAKGSTGSTNVTSRSDVIGDSEGWSSARGNAANSRYLPFEGEFPKPDTEAWQYELPDSEDVEAAVKAGWVAVVDGAVYIRTDGEIHALDAVDGELEWKTDVGATGTPAVFDGTVYVTGDRHLAALDATDGSLRWERVRNRRVARGSEYRTRDDLSRRRQRALRA, from the coding sequence ATGACAACACGGAATCGACGATCCATGCTTGCAACCTGTGCGGCGCTTTCGTCGGCCGGTGTGCTCGCGTCGATTGGTTCGCCGGCCGCGAAAGGGTCGACGGGTTCGACGAATGTGACGTCGCGATCGGACGTGATCGGTGATTCAGAGGGATGGTCCTCCGCCCGCGGCAACGCCGCGAACTCGCGTTACCTCCCGTTTGAGGGCGAGTTCCCGAAACCGGACACCGAAGCGTGGCAGTACGAACTTCCGGATTCGGAGGACGTTGAGGCCGCCGTCAAGGCCGGTTGGGTGGCTGTCGTCGATGGCGCAGTCTACATCCGAACGGACGGCGAAATCCACGCGCTCGACGCCGTCGACGGCGAACTCGAGTGGAAGACCGATGTCGGTGCGACCGGCACCCCTGCGGTGTTCGACGGGACGGTCTACGTTACGGGTGACCGTCACCTCGCGGCGCTCGACGCCACAGACGGGTCGCTCAGATGGGAGAGAGTTCGAAACCGACGAGTCGCTCGCGGATCTGAATATCGCACACGAGACGATTTATCTCGTCGTCGACAGCGTGCTCTACGCGCTTGA
- a CDS encoding nitroreductase family protein: MQETAVTQRELEEEVAKHRDPDYDIDPLFVNRWSPRAMTGEALEEEEFLPLFEAARWAPSAFNNQHWRFIYATREDDEWDQFVDLLNEGNSWAEDAGVLAVVASKTTFDHNGEPAPVHSFDTGAAWQNLALEGARRGLAVHGMAGFDYERAADELEIPDEFAVEAMFAVGERAPPESLPDELEEREAPSGRKPLSEIVHRGGFE; the protein is encoded by the coding sequence ATGCAAGAAACAGCCGTTACGCAACGCGAACTGGAAGAGGAAGTTGCCAAGCACCGCGACCCCGACTACGATATCGACCCGCTTTTCGTCAACCGCTGGTCGCCGCGTGCGATGACCGGCGAGGCGCTCGAGGAAGAGGAGTTCCTCCCGCTTTTCGAGGCCGCCCGGTGGGCCCCTTCCGCGTTTAACAACCAGCACTGGCGGTTTATCTACGCGACGCGAGAGGACGACGAGTGGGACCAGTTCGTCGACCTCCTCAACGAGGGCAACTCCTGGGCCGAAGACGCCGGCGTGCTCGCGGTCGTCGCCTCGAAGACGACGTTCGACCACAACGGCGAACCCGCGCCGGTCCACTCGTTCGACACCGGCGCGGCCTGGCAGAACCTCGCGCTCGAGGGCGCTCGCCGCGGTCTCGCCGTCCACGGGATGGCCGGCTTCGATTACGAACGAGCGGCCGACGAACTCGAGATTCCCGACGAGTTCGCGGTCGAGGCGATGTTCGCGGTCGGCGAGCGCGCACCCCCCGAGTCGCTGCCGGACGAACTCGAGGAGCGAGAAGCGCCAAGCGGCCGGAAACCGCTCTCGGAGATCGTCCACCGCGGCGGATTCGAGTAA
- a CDS encoding glycoside hydrolase family 3 protein: MTNNDTLESDETDASRRTFMKAAGTATATSGVAIGSNTVAAGEKGDQMNARGIDQLLEELTIEQKVGQMTQVAIDNLGEGFGPDTAFNDHDDVDTLGELFTELHVGSILNGGATGPTFDGEEFVAGLNRLQEFTMDHTDPAIPFIWGCDALHGNTLLEGCTSFPQRLNMGVTRDIDLVERAATHTGGEIAAMGGHWIFGPTLDILRDMRWGRYFEGHSEDSMLLGEMGKARARGFQRTGRVTATVKHFAGYGTPNTGSDRTHARTSMRDLRTRQFDPYRRGLEEAKTVMVNSGAVNGKPAHVSRWLLTTVLRDRFGFEGVVLTDWDDFERLISNHEYLPDTDDGWREAVRQGIEAGVDMHMCGGETAPTDFIDTAVDLVESGDLSEARIDESVRRILALKADLGLFKEPLVPEDEIADLVGGAQDVSERLAKESLVLLQNEEETLPLEGVEDLLLTGPGVYEGTENRFLMQHGGWTLGWQGIEDGNLTEDGPRPRQNTIEDELQARLGDGLTHVPTEYEPAAYESLYENFDNGFFDVTDEQESAIRSAAPGSDAVVIVLGEGTHNEGFGDRDKMRFPAAQRELVEIVDAETDDDTPLVGVILAGSPRGTAKTFEHLDAVIFAGQPGSDAGVAVVDTLFGDYNPSGKLPFTWESHVGHVPQIYDEYPPRHPDGAGAQMVQFEFGHGLSYTDWEYSDLSLSTDSVKNPASMPTITAQVTVHNAGDADGEHVVEVYNTESYGSVLQPHRRLMGFERVSVAAGDSETVSIDLDLSTLEVVPGDMPGWRSRVVEAGEYELSVGEESTTLTVGKTASITDPEPTPGRYDIDNDGDEDFTDVIELYRQLKRRD, translated from the coding sequence ATGACAAATAATGACACACTCGAGTCCGATGAAACGGACGCGTCCCGGCGCACCTTCATGAAAGCGGCCGGGACTGCGACGGCAACCTCGGGCGTCGCCATCGGCTCGAACACCGTTGCAGCCGGCGAGAAGGGAGATCAGATGAACGCACGAGGGATCGATCAGTTGCTCGAGGAGTTGACCATAGAGCAGAAGGTCGGACAGATGACCCAGGTCGCGATCGACAATCTCGGCGAGGGGTTCGGTCCCGACACGGCGTTCAACGACCACGACGACGTCGACACGCTGGGAGAACTCTTTACCGAACTCCACGTGGGCTCGATCCTCAACGGCGGCGCGACGGGGCCGACGTTCGACGGCGAGGAGTTCGTCGCGGGGCTCAACCGGTTACAGGAGTTTACCATGGACCACACCGATCCCGCGATCCCCTTCATCTGGGGCTGTGACGCCCTTCACGGGAACACCTTGCTCGAGGGCTGTACGAGCTTTCCACAGCGGCTGAACATGGGCGTCACCCGCGACATCGATCTGGTCGAGCGGGCGGCGACCCACACCGGCGGCGAGATCGCGGCGATGGGGGGCCACTGGATCTTCGGACCGACGCTCGACATCCTCCGTGATATGCGCTGGGGGCGGTACTTCGAAGGTCACAGCGAAGATTCGATGCTGCTCGGCGAGATGGGGAAGGCACGCGCCCGCGGCTTCCAGCGCACGGGTCGGGTCACCGCGACCGTCAAACACTTCGCCGGCTACGGTACCCCGAACACCGGCTCGGACCGGACCCACGCCCGGACGTCGATGCGGGACCTTCGAACCAGACAGTTCGACCCCTATCGGCGCGGACTCGAGGAGGCCAAGACGGTGATGGTAAACAGCGGCGCGGTCAACGGCAAGCCGGCCCACGTCTCGCGTTGGCTCCTGACGACCGTGCTGCGGGACCGATTCGGCTTCGAGGGCGTGGTACTGACCGACTGGGACGACTTCGAGCGGCTGATCAGCAACCACGAGTACCTGCCGGACACCGACGACGGCTGGCGAGAGGCCGTCCGACAGGGTATCGAGGCCGGCGTCGACATGCACATGTGCGGCGGCGAGACCGCGCCGACCGACTTCATCGACACCGCCGTCGACCTCGTCGAGAGCGGCGACCTCTCCGAAGCCCGCATCGACGAGTCGGTCCGGCGTATCCTCGCGCTCAAAGCCGACCTCGGACTGTTTAAGGAGCCGCTCGTGCCGGAAGACGAGATCGCCGACCTCGTCGGTGGCGCGCAGGACGTCTCCGAGCGCCTCGCCAAGGAGTCGCTGGTGCTCCTGCAAAACGAGGAAGAAACACTGCCGCTCGAGGGCGTCGAGGACCTGCTGCTGACCGGCCCCGGCGTCTACGAGGGAACGGAAAACCGATTCCTGATGCAACACGGCGGCTGGACGCTCGGCTGGCAGGGGATCGAGGACGGCAACCTGACCGAGGACGGCCCTCGCCCGCGCCAGAACACGATCGAGGATGAACTGCAAGCCCGACTCGGCGATGGCCTCACGCACGTACCGACGGAGTACGAGCCGGCCGCCTACGAAAGCCTCTACGAGAACTTCGACAACGGCTTCTTCGACGTCACCGACGAGCAGGAGTCGGCGATCCGATCGGCTGCTCCCGGTTCCGACGCCGTCGTCATCGTCCTCGGCGAGGGAACGCACAACGAGGGCTTCGGCGACCGGGACAAGATGCGATTCCCGGCCGCCCAGCGCGAGCTCGTCGAGATCGTCGACGCCGAAACCGACGACGACACCCCGCTCGTCGGGGTGATCCTCGCCGGAAGTCCGCGCGGCACGGCGAAGACGTTCGAGCACCTAGACGCCGTGATATTTGCCGGCCAGCCGGGCAGCGACGCCGGCGTCGCGGTCGTCGACACGCTCTTTGGCGACTACAACCCCTCGGGGAAACTCCCGTTCACCTGGGAGTCCCACGTCGGACACGTCCCGCAGATTTACGACGAGTACCCGCCGCGCCACCCCGACGGTGCCGGCGCTCAGATGGTTCAATTCGAGTTCGGGCACGGCCTCTCCTACACCGACTGGGAGTATTCCGACCTGTCGCTGTCGACCGACTCCGTCAAAAACCCCGCGTCGATGCCGACGATCACGGCGCAGGTAACCGTCCACAACGCCGGCGACGCTGACGGCGAACACGTCGTCGAGGTGTACAACACCGAATCCTACGGCTCCGTGCTCCAGCCCCACCGACGGCTGATGGGCTTCGAGCGGGTGTCCGTAGCAGCCGGCGACAGCGAGACCGTCTCTATCGACCTCGACCTGTCGACGCTCGAGGTCGTCCCCGGCGACATGCCCGGCTGGCGCTCGAGGGTCGTCGAAGCCGGCGAGTACGAACTCTCGGTCGGCGAGGAGTCGACGACGCTGACCGTCGGGAAAACGGCCTCGATCACCGACCCCGAGCCGACGCCGGGCCGCTACGACATCGACAACGATGGCGACGAGGACTTCACGGACGTGATAGAACTCTATCGACAACTCAAGCGCCGAGACTAA
- a CDS encoding creatininase family protein gives MQLETSSWTDVEDAAPTTALLPVGSTEQHGPHAPVGTDTIIARAIAETADGESTADSVVLPALPVGVAPYHGHFPGTLSVSSETLRSYVRDVLESLSASSVETVVFVNGHGGNGGTLGNLAREVADSSEFDLEAFLWEWMRAVDDHVGHAGELETAVLLHLCPEEVGDPVAGDALEWDDTVDGGVVHRFTEGFSENGAVGDATGATAEQGEAVFETAVDALCSFLDRIE, from the coding sequence ATGCAACTCGAGACGAGTTCCTGGACCGACGTGGAAGACGCAGCGCCGACGACAGCACTCTTGCCCGTCGGCAGCACGGAACAACACGGCCCGCACGCGCCGGTCGGCACCGATACGATCATCGCGCGGGCGATTGCCGAGACGGCCGACGGTGAGTCGACGGCCGACTCGGTCGTTCTACCGGCGCTTCCCGTCGGCGTCGCACCGTACCACGGACACTTTCCCGGGACGCTTTCGGTTTCGTCCGAGACGCTTCGCAGCTACGTCCGCGACGTCCTCGAGTCGTTGTCCGCCTCGAGCGTCGAGACGGTTGTCTTCGTCAACGGCCACGGCGGCAACGGCGGGACGCTCGGGAACTTGGCCCGCGAGGTCGCCGACTCGTCGGAGTTCGACCTCGAGGCGTTCCTCTGGGAGTGGATGCGCGCCGTCGACGACCACGTCGGCCACGCGGGCGAACTCGAGACGGCCGTCTTACTCCACCTGTGTCCGGAGGAGGTCGGCGACCCCGTCGCCGGCGACGCGCTCGAGTGGGACGATACGGTAGACGGCGGCGTCGTCCACCGGTTCACCGAGGGGTTCAGCGAGAACGGCGCGGTCGGGGACGCGACCGGAGCCACGGCGGAGCAGGGGGAAGCGGTATTCGAGACGGCTGTCGACGCGCTTTGTTCGTTTCTGGATCGGATCGAATAA
- a CDS encoding zinc-binding dehydrogenase: MPSEMTAHVIEEYGDPDVFEKTTRDVPEPGPEEIRVEVVASSVNPVDYKIRQGAIPDFAPELPATLHCDVSGVVDDVGADVTRFEEGDEVYGMPGGAGRQGSLADYVVGHAGTFARAPESIPLEQSAALPVVALTAWEMLVEKATVSLGDDVLVYGATGGVGHVGVQLADWLGAHVVATASSDEKRELASALGADATVDYTATDVETYVAEHAGDGGFDVVFDPVGDDHIQTAFDAVRPYGTVVTTESSSTQDLSAMHQRSLELGVVLVILPVLLGEQQERIGRELDDIATLVDDTVIEPHIDDRFAFENVAEAHRRAEEGDFSGKLLLVNE; encoded by the coding sequence ATGCCTTCCGAGATGACCGCACACGTGATCGAAGAGTACGGCGACCCGGATGTCTTCGAAAAAACCACGCGCGACGTTCCGGAGCCCGGCCCCGAGGAGATCCGCGTCGAGGTCGTCGCCTCGAGCGTCAACCCCGTCGATTACAAGATCCGGCAGGGTGCGATTCCCGACTTCGCGCCCGAACTCCCCGCGACGCTGCACTGTGACGTGTCGGGCGTCGTCGACGACGTCGGCGCGGACGTCACGCGGTTCGAGGAGGGGGACGAGGTGTACGGAATGCCGGGCGGCGCGGGACGACAGGGCTCGCTCGCCGACTACGTCGTCGGCCACGCGGGAACGTTCGCCCGCGCTCCGGAGTCGATCCCGCTCGAACAGAGCGCGGCGTTGCCGGTCGTCGCGCTCACCGCCTGGGAGATGCTCGTCGAGAAGGCGACGGTCTCGCTCGGCGACGACGTGCTCGTCTACGGCGCAACGGGCGGCGTCGGCCACGTCGGCGTGCAGTTGGCGGACTGGCTCGGCGCGCACGTTGTCGCGACGGCCTCGAGCGACGAGAAACGCGAACTCGCGAGCGCTCTCGGAGCCGATGCGACCGTCGATTACACCGCGACCGATGTCGAGACCTACGTCGCAGAACACGCGGGCGACGGCGGTTTCGACGTCGTCTTCGATCCGGTCGGCGACGATCACATCCAGACGGCCTTCGACGCCGTCCGGCCGTACGGTACCGTCGTGACGACCGAGTCGAGTTCGACACAGGATCTCTCGGCGATGCACCAGCGCTCGCTCGAGCTCGGCGTCGTGCTCGTTATCCTTCCCGTCTTGCTCGGCGAGCAACAGGAACGGATCGGCCGCGAACTCGATGATATCGCGACGCTGGTCGATGATACAGTCATCGAACCGCATATCGACGACCGGTTCGCCTTCGAGAACGTCGCCGAGGCGCATCGCCGCGCCGAAGAAGGCGATTTCAGCGGAAAGCTCCTGCTCGTCAACGAGTGA
- a CDS encoding ABC transporter substrate-binding protein, which yields MAASTGALALAGCLSSDPTAAEMRIGAPWEPNVDPLDGGSTLRRLGITEALLGVDYDANPAPELATDWERLDDRSWQFSLREDVTFHGGDSFDATAAVESLERTLESAAFADLPIETVSADDESTVVVETETPFSPLPAHFSRNEAVILNPSTFDEDGSISEPVSTGPFAVDSFGSGGAVSCVRHDEYHGERPEIESVRYERVEDDQVRRMKLESGELEMARILPLGTVDALESADGIDVHTPEIPRIRFLTFDTTSEPFDDERVRRAVNYAIDLKELTESILEGIDDPAVGPFSQDITEWANPDLEGYGHDPSRARRLLSDAGWASAGGNDVRTRDGETLEIEIPTFDARSLPLIAEVLQSDLSAVGFDVDVRTIEYNAMLEQVSQGSFDAYLTSWGTLYYPDPDRLAELFHSEEATLHHGYENEEVDALLEEARELDDRTERKERYYEVQSIVLEESPVAFLTNYTNVIATAGDVSGYEPHPIESRYGLESITVDDE from the coding sequence ATGGCCGCCTCGACCGGGGCGCTCGCCCTCGCCGGCTGCCTCTCGAGCGACCCCACCGCGGCCGAGATGCGCATCGGCGCGCCGTGGGAACCGAACGTCGATCCGCTCGACGGCGGGAGCACGCTCCGTCGTCTGGGAATTACGGAAGCGCTGCTTGGCGTCGATTACGACGCGAACCCCGCGCCCGAACTCGCGACCGATTGGGAGCGTCTCGACGACCGAAGCTGGCAGTTTTCGCTTCGCGAAGACGTCACGTTCCACGGAGGCGATTCGTTCGACGCGACGGCGGCAGTCGAATCACTCGAGCGAACCCTCGAGTCGGCGGCGTTCGCGGACCTCCCGATCGAGACCGTTTCGGCCGACGACGAGTCGACTGTCGTCGTCGAAACCGAAACGCCGTTTTCGCCCCTCCCGGCTCACTTCTCGCGAAACGAAGCGGTGATCCTGAATCCGAGCACGTTCGACGAGGACGGATCGATCTCGGAGCCGGTCAGCACCGGACCGTTCGCCGTCGACTCGTTCGGGTCCGGCGGAGCGGTCTCGTGCGTTAGACACGACGAGTACCACGGCGAGCGCCCAGAGATCGAATCCGTCCGCTACGAACGCGTCGAGGACGACCAGGTTCGGCGCATGAAACTCGAGAGCGGCGAACTCGAGATGGCCAGAATCCTCCCGCTCGGGACGGTCGATGCGCTCGAATCGGCCGATGGAATCGACGTCCACACGCCCGAAATCCCGCGAATCAGGTTCCTCACGTTCGATACGACCTCGGAACCGTTCGACGACGAGCGCGTTCGGCGGGCGGTCAACTACGCGATAGACCTCAAGGAACTGACTGAATCGATCCTCGAAGGCATCGACGACCCGGCCGTGGGACCGTTTTCGCAGGACATTACGGAGTGGGCGAACCCCGACCTCGAGGGATACGGCCACGACCCATCGCGGGCCCGTCGCCTCCTCTCGGACGCCGGTTGGGCCTCGGCTGGCGGAAACGACGTTCGAACGCGCGATGGAGAGACGCTCGAGATCGAGATCCCCACGTTCGACGCCAGAAGCCTCCCGCTGATCGCCGAGGTGTTGCAATCGGACCTCTCGGCGGTCGGCTTCGACGTCGACGTACGGACGATCGAGTACAACGCCATGCTCGAGCAGGTCAGTCAGGGCTCGTTCGACGCCTACCTCACGTCGTGGGGGACGCTCTACTATCCGGACCCCGATCGACTCGCCGAACTGTTCCACTCCGAGGAGGCGACGCTCCACCACGGCTACGAAAACGAGGAAGTCGATGCGTTACTCGAGGAGGCGCGCGAACTGGACGACCGGACGGAGCGAAAAGAGCGCTATTACGAGGTCCAGTCGATCGTCCTCGAGGAGTCGCCGGTCGCGTTCCTCACGAACTACACGAACGTCATCGCAACCGCTGGCGACGTGAGCGGCTACGAACCGCACCCGATCGAATCGCGGTACGGCCTCGAGTCGATCACCGTCGACGACGAGTAA